A single genomic interval of Comamonas sp. 26 harbors:
- a CDS encoding enoyl-CoA hydratase family protein: MSEYQIDPALVAGNHKPLAGYQATHFQWQVTDGVATITLNRPERKNPLTFESYAELRDLFHNLKWATDVKAVVLVGSGGNFCSGGDVHEIIGPLVALKAPELLMFTRMTGELVKMMRACPQPIIAAVDGVCAGAGAIMAMASDMRLGTARSKTAFLFNRVGLAGCDMGACAFLPRIIGQGRASELLYTGRSLGGEEGERWGFFNRLCEPEAVLAEAQKLAADLAAGPSFANGITKTMLHQEWAMTIEQAIEAEAQAQAICMLTEDFSRAYHAFVAKQKPQFEGN, encoded by the coding sequence ATGAGTGAATATCAAATCGATCCGGCGCTGGTCGCTGGCAACCACAAGCCGCTGGCTGGCTATCAGGCCACGCACTTCCAGTGGCAAGTGACAGATGGCGTAGCGACGATCACGCTGAATCGGCCTGAGCGAAAGAACCCGCTGACGTTTGAGTCATACGCCGAGCTACGCGACCTTTTTCACAACCTCAAGTGGGCGACCGATGTGAAGGCGGTGGTGCTGGTCGGCTCGGGTGGCAATTTCTGCTCGGGCGGCGATGTGCATGAAATCATCGGTCCGCTGGTGGCGCTGAAGGCACCTGAGTTGCTGATGTTCACCCGCATGACCGGTGAGCTGGTCAAGATGATGCGGGCCTGCCCGCAGCCCATCATCGCAGCAGTAGATGGTGTGTGCGCCGGTGCGGGTGCCATCATGGCCATGGCGTCAGACATGCGCTTGGGAACGGCGCGCAGCAAGACGGCGTTCTTGTTCAACCGCGTGGGACTGGCGGGCTGCGACATGGGGGCCTGCGCATTTTTGCCACGCATCATTGGGCAGGGGCGGGCCAGCGAGCTGCTCTACACCGGTCGCAGTCTGGGTGGTGAAGAGGGCGAACGCTGGGGATTTTTTAACCGTCTGTGCGAGCCTGAAGCCGTGCTGGCTGAGGCGCAGAAGCTGGCCGCCGATCTGGCCGCAGGTCCGAGCTTCGCCAATGGCATCACCAAGACCATGCTGCACCAGGAGTGGGCCATGACGATTGAGCAAGCCATTGAGGCCGAGGCGCAGGCGCAGGCCATCTGCATGCTGACCGAAGATTTCTCGCGGGCGTATCACGCCTTTGTGGCCAAGCAAAAGCCTCAGTTCGAAGGGAATTGA
- a CDS encoding acyl-CoA dehydrogenase family protein, which yields MADTSYLKWPFFEPHHARLAQSLDAWATQNIAHIHGTDVDAECKQLVKALGEAGWLRHAVAGPAYGGASEQIDTRAICLIRETLARHSGLADFAFAMQGLGSGAISLAGTEEQKKRYLTRVAKGDAIAAFALSEPDAGSDVAAMACEATLDGDQYVINGEKTWISNGGIADIYVVFVRTGEAPGARGISALIVEAGTSGFEIAERINVIAPHPLARLKFSNCRVPVSQRVGVAGEGFKVAMRTLDVFRTSVAAASLGFARRAMDEALYRVTTRKMFNGVLADFQLTQAKIAQMATQIDSAALLTYRAAWMRDQGENVTREAAMAKMTATENAQQVIDAAVQIWGGLGVVSEQPVERLYREIRALRIYEGATEVQQLIIGRDVIKNHS from the coding sequence ATGGCAGACACCAGCTATCTGAAATGGCCTTTTTTCGAACCGCACCACGCCCGGCTGGCGCAGTCGCTTGATGCCTGGGCTACGCAGAATATTGCGCATATACATGGCACTGATGTGGATGCCGAATGCAAGCAACTGGTCAAGGCGCTGGGTGAGGCCGGCTGGCTCAGACATGCCGTGGCAGGCCCGGCCTATGGCGGCGCTAGCGAGCAGATTGATACGCGCGCTATTTGTCTGATTCGCGAGACGCTGGCGCGGCACAGCGGGCTGGCCGACTTTGCGTTTGCCATGCAGGGGCTGGGTTCTGGCGCAATCTCGCTGGCGGGCACAGAAGAGCAGAAAAAACGCTACCTGACACGCGTTGCCAAAGGCGATGCGATTGCAGCCTTTGCATTGTCAGAGCCTGATGCAGGGTCGGATGTCGCCGCCATGGCCTGCGAGGCCACGCTGGATGGTGATCAATACGTCATCAATGGCGAGAAGACATGGATATCCAACGGCGGCATTGCCGATATCTACGTCGTCTTTGTACGCACGGGCGAGGCACCAGGCGCGCGCGGCATCTCAGCGCTGATTGTGGAGGCAGGCACGTCCGGGTTTGAGATTGCCGAGCGCATCAATGTGATTGCGCCGCACCCGCTGGCGCGGCTCAAGTTCAGCAACTGCCGCGTGCCAGTGAGCCAGCGTGTGGGCGTGGCGGGTGAAGGATTCAAGGTCGCAATGCGCACGCTGGATGTATTTCGCACCTCAGTCGCCGCCGCATCGCTGGGCTTTGCGCGCAGGGCGATGGACGAGGCCTTGTACCGCGTGACCACGCGCAAGATGTTCAATGGCGTGCTGGCGGACTTTCAGCTGACGCAGGCCAAGATTGCGCAGATGGCGACGCAGATTGACAGCGCCGCGCTGCTGACCTATCGCGCCGCATGGATGCGCGACCAGGGCGAGAACGTGACGCGCGAAGCGGCGATGGCCAAGATGACGGCGACGGAAAACGCCCAGCAGGTGATTGATGCGGCCGTGCAGATCTGGGGTGGGCTGGGCGTGGTCAGCGAGCAGCCGGTAGAGCGCCTGTACCGCGAGATTCGCGCCCTGCGCATCTACGAAGGTGCGACCGAGGTGCAGCAGCTCATTATTGGGCGCGATGTCATCAAAAACCATAGCTGA
- a CDS encoding benzoate-CoA ligase family protein, protein MSNTVSYTAHIDTFAADHLPPPELQPEFIFELPALQFPERLNCAVELLDKHVREGRGERLCIQAAGLRWTYADLQEKANRIANVLVQQGLVPGNRVLLCAPNNPMMVASWFGVIKAGGVAVAAMPLLRAKELSTIVDIAQVSHALCDEALRTEVVGAKDKCAVLQHVLFFNSNNAADALEPLMQAASTQFNAVDTAATDTCLLGFTSGTTGIPKATMHFHRDVMAVCACWPVSTLRANADDVFIGTPPLAFTFGLGGQVLFPMAIGASMALLEKAGPMQLVDGLEKFGATVMFTAPTSYRVMAQQSERLRRTKLRKCVSAGEALTASTRALWKAATGIEIIDGLGSTEMLHIFISHREEDARPGATGKAVPGYHAKVVGDDGHELPAGTVGKLAVQGPTGCRYLNDSRQTKYVSRGWNLTGDAYLMDEDGYFIYQARTDDMIISAGYNIAAPEVEEALMQHAAVAECAVIGVPDSERGQIVKAFVVLRAGYAASDAMGMELQDFVKSTVAPYKYPRAVQFVAQLPRTATGKLQRFRLHET, encoded by the coding sequence ATGTCGAACACCGTGTCGTACACCGCGCATATCGATACCTTTGCGGCTGACCACCTGCCGCCGCCCGAGCTGCAGCCCGAGTTCATCTTCGAGCTGCCTGCGCTGCAATTCCCCGAGCGATTGAACTGCGCGGTGGAATTACTCGACAAGCATGTGCGCGAAGGGCGAGGTGAGCGCCTCTGCATTCAGGCCGCAGGCCTGCGCTGGACTTATGCCGACCTGCAGGAAAAGGCCAACCGCATTGCCAATGTGCTGGTGCAGCAAGGCCTGGTGCCCGGTAACCGCGTGCTGCTGTGCGCGCCCAACAACCCGATGATGGTGGCCAGCTGGTTTGGCGTCATTAAAGCCGGTGGTGTGGCCGTGGCTGCCATGCCGTTGCTGCGGGCCAAAGAACTGTCCACCATTGTCGATATTGCGCAGGTCAGCCATGCGCTGTGCGATGAGGCTTTGCGCACCGAGGTAGTGGGTGCCAAAGACAAATGCGCGGTGCTGCAGCATGTGCTGTTCTTCAATAGCAATAACGCTGCCGATGCGCTGGAGCCCTTGATGCAGGCAGCATCAACACAGTTCAACGCAGTCGATACGGCTGCGACGGACACTTGCCTGCTGGGCTTTACCTCGGGCACCACGGGCATTCCCAAAGCCACCATGCACTTTCACCGCGATGTGATGGCGGTGTGCGCCTGCTGGCCGGTGAGCACGTTGCGCGCCAATGCCGACGATGTGTTTATTGGCACCCCGCCGCTGGCGTTTACCTTTGGGCTGGGCGGGCAAGTGCTGTTTCCCATGGCCATTGGCGCGAGCATGGCCTTGCTGGAAAAAGCCGGCCCCATGCAACTGGTGGATGGGCTGGAAAAATTTGGTGCCACGGTGATGTTTACCGCACCCACTTCGTACCGCGTAATGGCACAACAAAGCGAGCGTCTGCGCAGAACCAAGCTGCGCAAATGCGTATCAGCGGGCGAGGCATTGACGGCATCGACACGCGCCCTGTGGAAGGCCGCCACGGGCATTGAAATCATCGACGGCCTTGGGTCGACCGAGATGCTGCACATCTTCATCTCGCACCGCGAAGAAGATGCGCGCCCCGGTGCCACCGGTAAGGCGGTGCCTGGCTACCATGCCAAGGTGGTGGGTGACGATGGCCATGAGCTTCCCGCAGGCACCGTGGGAAAGCTGGCCGTGCAAGGGCCTACGGGCTGCCGTTACCTGAATGACAGCCGCCAGACCAAATACGTAAGCCGGGGCTGGAACCTGACAGGCGATGCGTATTTGATGGACGAAGACGGCTACTTCATCTACCAGGCGCGCACGGACGACATGATCATCTCGGCGGGCTACAACATCGCCGCACCCGAGGTGGAAGAGGCGCTGATGCAGCACGCCGCAGTGGCTGAATGCGCCGTGATTGGCGTGCCAGACAGCGAGCGCGGCCAGATCGTCAAAGCCTTTGTGGTGCTGCGTGCAGGCTATGCCGCAAGCGATGCCATGGGCATGGAGCTGCAGGACTTTGTGAAGAGCACGGTGGCCCCCTACAAATATCCGCGCGCGGTGCAATTTGTGGCCCAGCTGCCGCGCACGGCCACGGGCAAGCTGCAGCGCTTTCGCCTGCATGAAACCTGA
- a CDS encoding thioesterase family protein — protein MNDVVDSSKRFAVQVPIRFAHCDPAGIIFFPQYLVLFNGLVEDWFDQALGVSYAHMLQVDRVGLPIVHLECDFRAVTRMGERVNMGLTISKLGNRSLTLALDCTGPDGQLRVAAQKVLVFTSLQTHQAITVPSHIRQAMERWLSSSNPSENRS, from the coding sequence ATGAATGACGTGGTGGATAGTTCAAAGCGCTTTGCGGTGCAGGTGCCGATTCGATTTGCGCACTGCGATCCGGCTGGAATCATCTTCTTTCCGCAGTATCTGGTGCTGTTTAACGGGCTGGTGGAAGACTGGTTCGATCAGGCGCTGGGCGTGAGCTATGCGCACATGCTGCAGGTCGACAGAGTGGGCCTGCCCATCGTTCATCTGGAGTGCGATTTTCGCGCTGTCACCCGCATGGGTGAGAGGGTGAATATGGGCCTGACCATCAGCAAGCTGGGCAACCGTTCATTGACGCTGGCGCTGGACTGCACCGGGCCTGATGGTCAGCTGCGTGTAGCCGCGCAGAAGGTGCTGGTCTTCACCAGTCTGCAGACGCATCAGGCCATTACTGTCCCCTCTCATATACGCCAGGCCATGGAGCGCTGGTTGAGTTCATCCAATCCATCAGAAAACAGGAGTTGA
- a CDS encoding RidA family protein, protein MQVLLPPGWPRPKGYANGVAVSGRQIYVAGMIGWDAHGQFHTDDLAGQARQAMQNIVEVLAAGGAKPEHIVRMTWYITDKKEYLAQQAEIGKAYRELIGSFSVAMTAVQVAALIEDRAKVEIEVTAVVPD, encoded by the coding sequence ATGCAAGTACTGCTGCCACCGGGCTGGCCCCGGCCCAAGGGATATGCGAATGGCGTTGCCGTGAGTGGTCGCCAGATTTATGTGGCCGGCATGATCGGCTGGGATGCACATGGGCAGTTCCACACCGATGATCTGGCGGGGCAGGCCCGGCAGGCCATGCAGAACATTGTGGAGGTGCTGGCGGCAGGCGGGGCCAAGCCCGAGCACATCGTGCGCATGACCTGGTACATCACAGACAAGAAGGAATATCTGGCCCAGCAGGCCGAAATCGGCAAGGCATACCGCGAGCTGATTGGCTCCTTCAGCGTGGCAATGACTGCGGTGCAGGTGGCCGCACTGATTGAAGACCGGGCAAAGGTAGAAATTGAAGTGACGGCGGTGGTGCCGGACTGA
- a CDS encoding GDSL-type esterase/lipase family protein produces the protein MKPIFDPYRRHVLKGFRAAAVVAGSTMLLTACGKKVPKAVAISAGSTVLALGDSLTQGVGASADAAYPSVLAERTGWKVVNAGISGETSSQIAARLPGLLDEHQPALVILCAGGNDWLQRKSAQAVQADINGMLQLCKSKAIPVLLVAVPELSLSAALTGRMKDHVIYKTLAEDKKVPLLADAWSHVLSDSTLRADQVHANAAGYARFTDLLVTQVKVSGFLA, from the coding sequence ATGAAGCCGATATTTGACCCATACCGACGCCATGTTCTTAAAGGTTTTCGTGCCGCTGCCGTAGTGGCTGGCAGCACTATGCTGCTGACGGCCTGCGGTAAAAAAGTGCCTAAAGCAGTGGCCATTTCCGCAGGTTCAACCGTGCTGGCGCTGGGCGATTCTTTGACGCAAGGCGTGGGTGCCAGTGCGGATGCGGCCTACCCCAGCGTGCTGGCTGAGCGCACGGGCTGGAAGGTGGTGAATGCCGGTATCTCGGGCGAGACCAGCAGCCAGATTGCAGCGCGGCTGCCCGGTTTGCTTGATGAGCATCAGCCCGCCTTGGTGATCTTGTGTGCCGGTGGCAATGACTGGCTTCAGCGCAAGAGCGCGCAAGCGGTGCAGGCCGATATCAACGGCATGCTGCAGTTGTGCAAAAGCAAAGCCATTCCCGTTCTGCTGGTGGCGGTGCCTGAACTGAGTCTGAGCGCTGCGCTGACAGGGCGCATGAAGGATCACGTTATCTACAAAACATTGGCCGAAGACAAGAAGGTGCCTCTGCTGGCCGATGCATGGAGCCATGTACTCAGCGATAGCACGCTGCGCGCTGATCAGGTGCATGCCAATGCCGCTGGCTATGCCCGGTTCACGGACCTGCTCGTGACCCAGGTCAAGGTTTCAGGTTTTCTGGCCTGA
- a CDS encoding phospholipase A has product MSQRPLALHPLTLSISLALMTGLTPSLARSAETPAPESWQQCAATTSNTDRLACFDAWALKQNPQTPPPATTWIAPVASAQDPAAQAPPSNAAPVIAVTETGLALTPTNGGCRDPRYSEMSRYFELEPGSDCGTFNFRGYRPMSVSVAVGDEVNQQPYSPSRGLATEQPYQKHEMRLQLSARTKIASGLLTGPTSTGKDSLWFGYSQQSYWQLFNSDISRPFRTTDHEPEVFYVYPTDAKLPFGWRWRYSGIGLVHQSNGQSNPLSRSWNRWYLMTGAELGNRWQVNAKIWKRIKESALEDDNPYIQDYIGRGEIKLGWNVNQQNYLSVTARGSLGQGKGSGRVEWLRTLGEGWNGGKSNLRLHVQLFSGYGDSLIDYNKKRTVLSVGLSLLDF; this is encoded by the coding sequence ATGAGCCAACGCCCCCTCGCACTGCACCCTTTGACTCTGAGCATCAGCCTTGCGCTGATGACCGGCCTGACTCCATCCCTAGCCCGCAGCGCTGAAACACCGGCCCCAGAAAGCTGGCAGCAATGCGCCGCCACCACCAGCAATACCGATCGCCTGGCCTGCTTTGATGCCTGGGCACTCAAACAAAACCCGCAAACCCCACCGCCGGCAACAACCTGGATTGCGCCCGTAGCCAGCGCGCAGGACCCCGCTGCGCAAGCTCCCCCCAGCAATGCCGCACCCGTGATCGCCGTGACCGAGACCGGCCTGGCCCTGACGCCCACCAACGGCGGCTGCCGCGACCCGCGCTACAGCGAAATGTCGCGCTACTTTGAGCTGGAGCCCGGCTCTGACTGCGGCACCTTCAACTTCCGTGGCTACCGGCCCATGTCCGTCTCCGTGGCCGTAGGTGATGAGGTCAACCAACAGCCTTACTCGCCAAGCCGTGGCTTGGCCACCGAACAGCCCTATCAGAAGCATGAGATGCGACTGCAGCTCTCGGCACGTACCAAGATTGCCTCCGGCCTGCTGACCGGTCCTACATCGACCGGCAAGGACTCGCTGTGGTTTGGCTATTCTCAGCAGTCTTACTGGCAGCTGTTCAACAGCGACATCTCGCGCCCCTTCCGCACCACGGACCATGAGCCCGAAGTCTTTTACGTCTACCCCACAGACGCCAAGCTGCCCTTTGGCTGGCGCTGGCGCTATTCCGGCATTGGGCTGGTGCACCAGTCCAACGGCCAGAGCAATCCGCTCTCACGCAGCTGGAACCGCTGGTACCTGATGACCGGGGCCGAGCTGGGCAACCGTTGGCAGGTCAACGCCAAGATCTGGAAGCGCATAAAAGAAAGCGCTCTGGAAGACGACAATCCCTACATCCAGGACTACATAGGCCGCGGAGAAATCAAGCTGGGCTGGAACGTAAATCAGCAAAACTACCTCAGCGTGACCGCACGCGGCTCACTAGGCCAAGGCAAGGGCTCGGGGCGCGTTGAATGGCTGCGCACGCTGGGCGAAGGCTGGAACGGCGGCAAGAGCAATCTGCGCCTGCATGTCCAGCTGTTCAGCGGCTATGGCGACAGCCTGATCGACTACAACAAAAAACGTACGGTCTTGAGCGTAGGCCTGAGCCTGCTGGACTTTTAA
- a CDS encoding ATP-dependent helicase, with protein sequence MSVGLNLAQLQAVHYTEGPCLVLAGAGSGKTRVITHKIGRLIETGLAPRRIAAITFTNKAAAEMRERAAGLIGRQAKEVLICTFHSLGVRMVREDGHILGLKPKFSILDTDDVTGILKDCAGGTTDVATARQWQWTISGWKNNGWDSRKALAMAQDDNERSTALIMQRYEERLTAYQSVDFDDLIGMPMRLLKGHPEVREKWQRLLGHVLVDEYQDTNATQYDLLKMLVGERGHFTAVGDDDQSIYGWRGATLDNLKKLPVDFPQLKIIKLEQNYRSTSAILRAANNVIGPNPKLFPKTLFSELGEGEPVRIVDCDTEEHEAERAVARIQSLRASMNPQPAWKDFAILYRANHQAKPFEKALRKASIPYKVSGGTSFFDRAEIKDLCAWFRLWINNDDDPAFLRSIGTPKRGIGHTTLGKLGEFSGAHKLSMFGALFNAMLEDALPKKAFESLLEFGRYINDLEYRARNTLGVDASRAFLMDWLKEIGYEQYLYDSEDSESVAAARWSNVLEFCDWMAQRAGGKIEDAAGTTTETEVKSLLEVSQNIALLSTISEREKEQDMVVLSTLHASKGLEWPHVMQVGVTEGMLPFKLDDDNGKQLKVSDETAARLQEERRLMYVGITRAQRTLAVSWTKRRKKGREMVACMPSRFIKEMGLDAATAKEDPREKLRKLREEFAARKNPAAPGAAN encoded by the coding sequence ATGTCCGTTGGTCTCAATCTCGCTCAGCTTCAGGCCGTGCATTACACCGAAGGCCCCTGCCTTGTTCTGGCCGGAGCCGGCTCGGGCAAGACCCGTGTGATTACGCACAAGATTGGTCGCCTGATCGAGACGGGTCTAGCACCCCGCCGCATTGCGGCCATTACCTTTACCAACAAGGCTGCTGCTGAAATGCGCGAACGCGCTGCCGGGCTCATTGGCCGTCAGGCCAAGGAAGTGCTGATCTGCACCTTCCACTCACTTGGCGTGCGCATGGTGCGCGAGGATGGTCACATCCTCGGCCTCAAGCCCAAGTTCAGCATTCTGGATACTGATGATGTGACCGGCATTTTGAAAGACTGCGCCGGGGGCACCACCGATGTGGCCACCGCGCGCCAGTGGCAGTGGACTATCAGCGGCTGGAAAAACAACGGCTGGGATAGCCGCAAGGCGCTGGCAATGGCCCAGGACGACAACGAGCGCAGCACGGCCCTCATAATGCAGCGCTATGAAGAACGCCTGACCGCCTACCAGAGCGTGGACTTTGACGACCTGATCGGCATGCCCATGCGACTGCTCAAAGGCCACCCGGAAGTACGCGAGAAATGGCAACGACTGCTGGGCCATGTGCTGGTCGATGAATACCAAGACACCAACGCCACGCAATACGATTTGCTGAAGATGCTGGTGGGCGAGCGCGGCCACTTTACCGCTGTGGGTGACGATGACCAGAGCATCTACGGCTGGCGCGGTGCCACGCTGGACAATCTGAAGAAACTGCCGGTCGATTTTCCGCAGCTCAAGATCATCAAGCTGGAGCAGAACTATCGCTCCACCAGCGCCATTTTGCGGGCAGCCAACAATGTAATCGGCCCCAACCCCAAGCTGTTTCCCAAGACCCTGTTCTCGGAACTGGGTGAAGGCGAGCCCGTACGCATCGTCGACTGCGACACCGAAGAGCATGAAGCCGAGCGTGCCGTGGCCCGCATTCAGAGCCTGCGCGCCAGCATGAACCCACAGCCTGCATGGAAGGATTTCGCCATCCTCTACCGCGCCAATCACCAGGCCAAACCGTTTGAAAAGGCGCTGCGCAAGGCCAGCATTCCGTACAAGGTCTCAGGCGGCACCAGCTTCTTTGACCGGGCTGAAATCAAGGACCTGTGCGCCTGGTTCCGCCTCTGGATCAACAACGATGATGACCCCGCATTTCTGCGCTCCATCGGCACACCCAAGCGCGGCATTGGCCACACCACCTTAGGCAAGCTGGGCGAATTCTCAGGCGCACACAAACTGAGCATGTTTGGCGCGCTTTTCAACGCCATGCTGGAGGACGCACTGCCCAAGAAGGCCTTCGAGAGCCTGCTGGAGTTTGGACGCTATATCAACGACCTGGAGTATCGCGCTCGCAATACTTTGGGAGTTGATGCTTCTCGTGCCTTTTTGATGGACTGGCTCAAGGAAATTGGCTACGAACAGTATCTGTACGACAGCGAAGACAGTGAATCCGTAGCCGCTGCACGCTGGAGCAATGTGCTGGAGTTCTGCGACTGGATGGCACAGCGCGCAGGCGGCAAGATTGAAGATGCCGCAGGCACGACCACAGAGACCGAGGTCAAAAGCCTGCTGGAGGTCTCGCAGAATATCGCCCTGCTTTCGACCATCAGTGAACGGGAGAAAGAGCAGGACATGGTCGTGCTCTCCACCCTGCACGCGTCCAAAGGTCTGGAGTGGCCGCATGTCATGCAGGTCGGCGTGACCGAGGGCATGCTGCCCTTCAAGCTCGACGATGACAATGGCAAGCAGCTAAAGGTCAGTGATGAAACAGCGGCCCGCCTACAGGAAGAGCGCCGCCTGATGTACGTGGGCATCACCCGCGCCCAGCGCACGCTGGCCGTAAGCTGGACCAAACGCCGCAAAAAAGGTCGTGAAATGGTGGCCTGCATGCCCAGCCGCTTCATCAAAGAGATGGGGCTGGATGCAGCCACCGCCAAGGAAGACCCGCGCGAAAAGCTGCGCAAACTGCGCGAAGAATTTGCCGCACGCAAAAACCCGGCCGCACCGGGTGCCGCCAACTGA
- a CDS encoding ATP/GTP-binding protein → MTPFMPQPGQGLMRVSLLGPMGIGKTTALRSLCGQLMAGSDVRNLDKGAHAKEFTTVGAEFGEIDLGSGERLQLVGSPGQDRFDFVRRWVLSASVGALLMVDVNDADAVEYASEMLTGAAELDSAPLMILLSCRTANGAQLEAFSAALMAKGHDVVPVVEADPRDRQQMLDALGVLASLLSLQSQTL, encoded by the coding sequence ATGACACCTTTTATGCCCCAGCCTGGTCAAGGCTTGATGCGGGTAAGCCTTTTAGGCCCGATGGGCATAGGCAAGACCACGGCTTTGCGCAGTCTTTGCGGACAGCTCATGGCGGGCAGCGATGTTCGTAATCTGGACAAAGGGGCGCACGCCAAAGAGTTCACCACAGTTGGTGCCGAGTTTGGCGAAATTGACCTTGGCTCTGGCGAACGTCTGCAGCTTGTAGGCAGCCCTGGCCAAGACCGTTTTGACTTTGTGCGACGCTGGGTGCTTTCTGCATCGGTGGGTGCACTGCTGATGGTTGATGTCAATGATGCGGATGCTGTGGAATACGCCTCCGAGATGTTGACCGGTGCGGCGGAGCTGGACTCTGCGCCTTTGATGATTCTCCTCAGCTGCCGCACAGCCAATGGTGCGCAGCTGGAAGCTTTCAGTGCGGCCTTGATGGCCAAGGGCCATGACGTTGTGCCCGTTGTCGAGGCTGATCCCCGTGATCGCCAGCAGATGCTGGACGCCCTCGGTGTGCTGGCATCTCTGCTGTCCCTGCAAAGTCAGACCCTATGA
- a CDS encoding roadblock/LC7 domain-containing protein, producing MKNHTPFVIPAHVIEAGQEILTRVVAPVPGVHIALLCTPDGFEITALRIRSELPTERLSAMAGSLMAMAKAVANEISHKDCRRLTFETESGTVVFQAVNGSFPAVLCLVVDQNALLGRALWAAGEVSTGFLP from the coding sequence ATGAAGAACCATACTCCTTTTGTGATCCCGGCTCATGTCATTGAGGCCGGCCAAGAAATTCTGACGCGTGTGGTGGCCCCGGTGCCTGGCGTGCATATTGCGTTGCTTTGCACCCCCGATGGGTTCGAAATTACGGCGCTGCGCATTCGCAGTGAGTTGCCTACTGAGCGACTGTCCGCCATGGCGGGATCGCTCATGGCCATGGCCAAGGCCGTGGCCAATGAAATAAGTCACAAGGATTGCAGGCGCCTGACGTTTGAGACGGAGTCGGGCACGGTGGTTTTCCAGGCGGTAAACGGGTCATTTCCGGCGGTTCTCTGTCTGGTTGTCGATCAGAACGCCTTGCTGGGTCGCGCACTCTGGGCGGCTGGTGAGGTTTCAACCGGGTTCCTGCCCTGA
- a CDS encoding AEC family transporter → MLSVLLITFPFFALVACGFIATWRGVLPQAAIPGLNAFVLFFALPCMLYRFGAQTPIHQLLDINVTLVYLLCAAVMVGATVLLTRRRMGWNDAAFGALVAAFPNTGFMGVPMLAALLGAQSAGPIIVTMAIDMIITTSVCIALSRLDLAGGQGVWTAVRNSLRGMAANPMPWSILLGGLASVMGWVLPGPVDKTVAMLAGAASPVALFTIGAVLARSQMNSHENVAARDYVPIALAKLIIHPLLVCAVGMSAMAMGLSLSHEKLVVLVLLAALPSASNVSLLTERYGAHSGRIARIILVSTSLAFLTFSAAVALMI, encoded by the coding sequence GTGCTGTCCGTACTACTCATTACCTTCCCCTTCTTTGCGCTGGTGGCCTGCGGCTTCATTGCCACCTGGCGCGGCGTACTGCCTCAGGCAGCGATTCCCGGCCTGAACGCCTTTGTGCTGTTCTTTGCGCTGCCCTGCATGCTGTATCGCTTTGGCGCGCAGACGCCCATTCATCAACTGCTGGATATCAACGTCACCCTGGTCTATCTGCTGTGCGCCGCTGTGATGGTGGGTGCCACGGTCTTGCTGACCCGCAGGCGCATGGGCTGGAACGATGCGGCCTTTGGCGCGCTGGTTGCCGCCTTTCCCAACACCGGCTTCATGGGTGTGCCCATGCTGGCAGCCCTGTTGGGCGCGCAAAGTGCGGGGCCGATCATTGTCACTATGGCCATAGACATGATCATCACCACCTCCGTCTGCATCGCGCTGTCGCGGCTGGATCTGGCGGGTGGCCAAGGTGTCTGGACTGCAGTGCGCAACTCGCTCAGGGGCATGGCTGCCAACCCCATGCCCTGGTCCATATTGCTGGGCGGTCTGGCATCGGTCATGGGCTGGGTGCTGCCCGGCCCTGTGGATAAAACCGTGGCCATGCTGGCGGGGGCTGCCTCTCCCGTCGCCCTGTTCACCATCGGCGCGGTGCTGGCTCGCTCTCAAATGAATAGCCACGAAAACGTGGCCGCACGTGACTATGTGCCGATTGCACTGGCCAAACTCATCATCCACCCCCTGCTGGTCTGTGCTGTGGGCATGAGCGCCATGGCCATGGGCCTGTCGCTGAGCCATGAAAAACTGGTTGTGCTTGTGCTGCTGGCTGCACTGCCATCCGCCAGCAATGTCTCCTTGCTGACCGAGCGCTACGGCGCTCACAGCGGCCGCATCGCCAGAATCATCTTGGTCTCGACCAGCTTGGCTTTTCTGACCTTTTCTGCCGCTGTGGCCTTGATGATCTAG